DNA sequence from the Malus sylvestris chromosome 10, drMalSylv7.2, whole genome shotgun sequence genome:
GTAGCTTTATCAACTGCAGATTCACTGCATCAAAAGAGGGAAAATGTAAATGACGCATTGATACTAAAGCTCAAATGTTTGCTCCCTATCAGAGGTATCTACACAGTTCAAGAGCATACCTGTTATACATAAAGATTAGAGTCTGTTCAttataagcatttttttttccgATTACATTATCATAAGCATTTGCATGTACTCAACTAAAAAATTAAATGGTTCTATGCATTTCTCATAGTTTCAGTAATAGATGTACTTGATTTCTGATTATTGTTGGTTTttgtattcaaaaccattttGACTCGTGACAGTTTCTACTTCTTATAGTTCAAAACATAAGTCAGCGACTTGAAGGATGGAATCAATGAAACAAAGGTGGCAGCTATCAATATGCTCAAAGATTTTCTGACCTGCTCTCTGCAGACAAAGGAAGCTTTGAAGTCGAATTTTGGTCATCCTTGATACATTTGATGTTATGTAGTGTCTTCCTTGAGATGAATGTATTGGAATTGTCTCCGAGATCTAAGTTATCTATAGCTGATTCAGCGTTCTCAGTCGAGATATCACTGCCTAACTTTGGTTCAGCGTTTTGTGTAGATATGTCACTGCCAGACTTACACCCATCACCATTATTGCTATCTGTATTAGCGATGTTTACTGAAGATGAATCCTTCAAAGGCAAGTCTTCACTATTAGGACCATCTCCTGCTGACATTTTCTCATCAACATCTTCTTTTCCACTTGAAATGGTATTCAAATCTGTGATCTGAAGACAACCATCATTCTTTCCTTCAAAAACGGTACCTCCATTTGAATCAACTCCCCCTACAAGTTGACCAGACAGGTCATCTGTTGCTGGCTTAGCATATGGTTCTGTGGCCATGTCCTTCTCAGATAAATGAATTTGCTGATCTGATTCTTCAATACCATTAGTCATTACTTTTCCTGGAGACCTTGGACCATGTGGAAGTTTCAGATTTTCTGATCTAGGTTTTGATGGGCAATCATCACTGATAGAATTAACCTTGCCTGAAACAACTAATGAAGTATCAACCTTTAAAGGGGCCACTCTCTCAGAACCACCATCAAGTGTACTAATCTCTTCAGCTAGATCGATTTTAGAGCCCTGAGGTCCTCTTCTATCAGAAATAAACTCTTTTCTGCTATCTTGATTCTTATTTGAACTTTTTTCACTTTTCGTTAAGCTTGAATCAAGATCGAAATCACCCAACCCACTTCCAAAAAAGAAAGTGTCAGGTTCAACCGTTCAAGTACATTTACATTCCTTATGTAATTCAAATGACGAAACAACAAGATAATGCAGAGCTTACTCATTGAAATCAAAAGAGAATTTAAAGGGGTCTTGTTTCCCTTGATGGTTTCCTTTGGAATGTTCTTCTTCAGATTTCTCCTTGGTTTTTGCAGCTTTTCTGGGCGGGCTTGAGAAATCAAGGTCTGGCATGTCCATTTTGAAAGACGATATCTTGCCAAAGTCACCATCCAGATTGAAATCCATATCCCTGAACAAAAAAGAggaaaaggaactttataagagTTGTCTGGGATTTCTAGACTCACACTAGCATACATTTATTGGAGCTATATCTGTATAACTGGAATAAGACTACTTGAATCCCCAATTCTATCCtccttttcaaaacaatttgccACATATTACCCTGAGTACCAGATACACCAACAAAACTCATAAAGGTAGATAATTTACCCATGATAGCACACAAAAGTGTCACATAACTGTCATGCAAACCTTTAAACTCTAAATAGAAGGAACCTATTAAATGTTTAGCAAGAAAAACACTTCGCAGTACTTACAGCTTCTCAAAGTCAAACACCTTCTTCTTGCCTTTGGAGCCTTTGGAAACTGTATCAAAGCCAAAATCCATTCCGTCATCTTCCATTACTGATATTGATTTCCAGGAGGTGAGAAATTCGTCTCCGATTTCCTCATCTGTTATAAGAGGAACATAGGATCTGATTACATTGTTCACGTCAAATGAAAAATTCAGACTATTAACTCTCACTCGGACATTCTTCTTGTATACGATGACTTACGCAGCAAAGATAAAGGTTAAGGGTAACCAAGAGAATACCTAGAAATGaactttttcctttttgattAACCGAGGAAGATTTTGCCTTCTCTGATTCTGCCATAGTCTCAGACTTGTAGACTTTATTGTAAACCTCTGCAAACATTCATTAACTTTCACCGCGTATTCCAAAACAGAAAAAGGATTCCAGTCCTTGTCCACATTAAGTATTTTCCATCCTACCAAACCGACATTCTTAcaacaaaaatttaatttaaagagGACTGAGAAAATTATGAACTTCATTTTACAAAAACTTGTAATGATCAGTATATCACAGAGCAAAGCTAAACATGATACACACAGAATTAAATCCATAGTGTAAAATAAACTGTTAACTGCTGTGCACTTTATTAGGAAAATTCAGTGAGTAAgcagaaaaaaattaatcaattgaCAATTAAGGACTAAAATCAAAACGATAACTAAAGGAACTAGCCAAAACATAACTCTCGcctaaatttgaataaaaaacgGTTAGTAATAGGAACAATAGCATATTAGAAAACATGAAATTAGAGATTAACGGAGTAATCTCGATATCAAACATGACTCcgcagagagagagatttgaaaACTCTACAAATCGAACAGTAATCTACAAGATGAACATATGGAATTCAAATTTGAGCGATTCTACGATCTACCAGAAAATCAACATTAGGCTCAAACAAGAAATCGATTACATTCTACTTGCATGCAATTTTCCGAGAAATAAGCAAAATTTCCTGGAAAATACACGGAATCGATCAAGAAATGCACGAAACGAACATAATGGAGTTCAAAATTCAAGCGATTCTACAAGCTACCAGAAGCTCAACATTAGGCTCAGCAAACAAAGAAATCGATTACATTCTACTTGCATGCAATTTTCCGAGAAAATAAGCAAAATTTCCTGGAAAATACACAGAATCGATCAAGAAATGCACGAAACGAAGGTCCACAGTTCAAAATTCAAGCGGATTTACTCAGTCCAGAAAGTTTTGCACCGCTCGCGAATCCGAAAAGCCATGTAAAACGAAACAATTAGGGATTGAGAAACTCACCGATTTCAGAGTCGAAAGATGAGGGAGAAACTGTGGAGGTGCGAGTCGTGAGAGAGCTGCTTGGCAAAATGATCCGAACAACCAAATGTGCGAGTATTTATACTTCTCCAAATTTGAAGAGGCGGGGGAGTATACCTGTGACGTATTAGCgcgctattttttttttggaacaaacaTAGGAGtggggagtgggctaagccttaTAATAGACTtgtcataataatgtggttcaatttTGCTCTTTAACCCGCTGCTTTGGTGCGCAAATACAAATCAATTAGGCACCAAGGGAAAAAGATCATCTCCAGATCCTTTCCTCATAATCCACCAAATTAGGGGATCCGTGCCATTGGAATTTGATTCAATGACTGaagttattataaattttaaagtgGGTCCTTGTTtatagccgtttgatcaaatttcaacagcaCGAATCTTCTGATTTGGAAGAttaggaggaagaaatttggaGCTATCCAACATTGGTTTGGGCCCGCTAAATTTGCCACATGGATTTCGGCCCAATTAAAAAGGCCCACAGCAATGAGTGgttggaattttatttttaatttttttggaaaattcgGGTGGTAGAAACTTGAAAGTGTCGCACTCGGCAGAAATGGCATGCAACAATGCCCCTCAAATAAAGTTGACGCTGCGGCATGCTCCACGTCGCTCCTTCAAACACCATCCTCTCGACCAACCACATGGCCTTTTTCTTATTGAATATTTGTAGGTATTTATTacaagagtaaattgtacaaatggtccctcaactttaatcaaattggagcaatggtccctcaactaaaaatccattaccattggtccctcaacttatcaaaatgtgtagctatagtcattttcatcaattttgtcaaaattttgtcaaaataagctatgttggaatgaccatttatataattagggtcccttaactcatcaaagtgtataattatggttcttttcgtcaactatgtcaaaatttttgtcaaaacgagttatattggaagggccattgttacaattgggttaaagttaaaggaccatttctccacttgaattaaagttcagggaccaatggtaatggatttttagttgagagaccatagctgcacgttttgataagttgagggaccaaaggtaatgaatttttagttgagggaccattgctccaatttgattaaagttgagggaccatttgtacaatttactcttattaCAATTATTATCTATTAGTTGATAAAATGTGCGTGAATTTGTAAACTTAAAACAATTATCATTTAATCGcagaaataataattataataaaatacaTGTAAGTATCAAAAATATCTTGAATGCGCATGAAATTTTGTATTTAGTTATTCGTTTCCAAATATCGCTatacaaaaatgaaaagaattgtTCCAAACAatacattttcttttttgtagtGTTGGAATTAAGAAATGTAGATTAATTAGTGACGTGAGAGTAATAACTATTCTATATAAATCCCCACACCATAAAATGTTGAACAAGAACCCCAAACCACCACCTACCAAGTAGAAGCAACCAAAAATGCAAATCAAAATCATCGAAACCAATGTCATCGTTCCATCTCCGCCACCATTTACCGACGATCACTTCCTCCAACTAACCCACCTCGACAACGACCCCAACCTCCGCGTCACCTTCCGCTACGTCCGCGCCTACCACAACACCAACTCCGCCCCCTCCCCCTCCAACCCCTCCCACGTCATCTCCGCTGCCATCTCCGCCGCTCTGGTCCACTACTACCCTCTCGCCGCCACTATCCACCCCCGCCCCGACCGCCGCTTCGAGCTCTTTTGCTCCAACGGCCAAGGCGTCCCCCTCATAATCGCCTCCGCCGACTCCACTCTCGATTCGGTCGGATACCTCGATGACCCAGCTGCGGATTTCGTCGAACACTTGGCGCCCGACCCCAACCCGGAAGAGGCAATGTCCACCCCGTGTATGCTGCAACTCACGGTGTTTAACTGCGGCGGGTTCACTCTCGGAGCCGCCATACACCACTCGCTGTGCGACGGAATGGGCGCCACACAATTTTTCAATGCCGCGGCCGAGTTCGCTCGCGGGGCGACTCGGGCGTCGGTTGAGCCGGTGTGGGACCGGGCGGGGTTGCTGGGACCCAGACATCCTCCCCGAATCGGCGCACCGGTGCTGCACGAGTGTCTGAGTTTGGACAAGGGGTTCCCGCCATACGGACAGGCGGAGGCGGTGGGGCCGGTTGTTAGGGAGTGCTTTCATGTGAGAGACGAGTGGTTGGAGAAATTCAAGGGGGAGCTGTTGGAGCAGGGTGGGTTGAACTTCACCACTTTCGAAGCTCTCGGTGCTTTTATATGGCGTGCCAAGTAAGTTAAAGTTGCTTTAATTCGTCATACCAAATTAAGAAGTTTTTCAGTATTCCAGTAACACAACCTGGTACatcgagaaatttttcataAATTTAAACTTTGACCTTCAAAGCGCCTTAATTTGAGATTGTGGCATTTGATGTCGGAACTTCAAAGCGTCTTAATTTCGTAGTGTAAGGTTCAGTTTTAAGACGCTTTGAAATTCCGAGACAGAATTGCCGCAATCTCAAagttataacaaaaattaatattttgggtGATGGATGGCATGAAACAGGATTAAAGCCATAGGGCTTCCAAGTGACGAGAAGGTAACATTTGCATACTCAATCAACGTACGAAGACTAGTGAACCCTGCATTACCAACTAGCTATTGGGGCAACGGCTGCGTACCAATGTACGTGAACCTCACCACCAAAGAACTAACCTCGAAGCCGCTTTCGTCCGTGGCGGATCTGATCAAGAAGAGCAAGAGCAACGCCACGGACGAATACGTCCGTTCGTTCATTGACTTCCAGGAGCTGCATTACGAGGACGGGATCACGGCGGGGAAAGAAGTTAGCGGGTTCACTGACTGGAGGCACTTGCGCCACTCAAGTGTGGATTTTGGGTGGGGAGGTCCTGTGACTGTGTTGCCACTTTCAAGGAACTTGCTAGGGAGCGTTGAGCCTTGTTTTTTCTTGCCTCCGTCGTCGTCCTCGGCGGGTGTGGGGAAGAAGGATGGGTTCAAGGTTTTGGTGACCATGAGGGAGAGTGCTGTGCCGGCTTTTAGAGAGGAGATGGAGAAGTTTGGCTGCCTAGAGTTTGGGTTGCCTTGATGTTTTGCAAGAATACTTTCACTGTGATATGtgcattatttttttgttataacaTTTCATCATCAATGTAATAATTATGGATCAACCATTCCATCCTCTGATTAGGTTTTTATGTGCTGAAAATACAACCAAAAGAGGTGACAAAACACAGTGAAAATAATGCTAAACCGCattaggattttatttggaCCTCTGTTATTTGACTGTTTGACCTCCTGTGGACGGTTTGTTTAAGAATTGAAATCGTCCGatgtttgttttctttatgtactatttatatttgctGCAGGGAAGAACTTTTAATCATACTTTATCTGTATACATGACGTATTTTTTCTGCATgtcgatttttttttatgattatgtACGGTGTAATCAgtcgtttgaatttttattttagaatGTTCTCTACcttgtgacaaaaaaaaaacactgaaaATACAAAGTAGTTCACTCTAAGTGACAAATTACAACTAATTACAATTCATGttactttgtttcttttgtttggtATACGACAACACAGGGAGCGAGTAAACATGGAAAATACGACAGAAAATCTATCCACTTATCCTCAGCCTCACAAACCAATAGAAAGCCAGAAACCATGCCGAGGTCCCAAGCTCAAGAATTACACTCACGCTCGAACACAGAACAGAATAGCAGTCCCACTCCCTATACACTTCTTCCATGGCGTCCGTACTTGGAAGTTGCTCGACGGCAGCAACTTTGGCCTCCCGACCTCTATCCTCTCGCACTTACAGGACTTCaattgcctctctctctctaaccccaGGTAAACAGTTCCGACCAAACAAAGGaaaaccctttttcttttttttttttcagcattTGAACCATGATTTGGGATTGTTTTCTGCAATTTGATTGAATACATGAAATACCCAGTTCGTAATCTGGATTTTTTTGGGTGTTTTGATGGGAGATTTGAAGTGGGTTTTTGCTGGATAATGGTAGTGGATTGTTGTTAATTTgaatggaattgtgtttttgcatTGCAGGGAAGAGTTTTGGGAGGAAGTTTTATGGAGGGATTGGGATTCATGGAAAGAAGAGGTCTCAATTCCATGTGACCAATGTTACCACTGAAATCAGCCCTTCTGAGCAGGTCTGAATTTTCTTCATCCAATTGCAGTATTTGACAACAAAATTTTGATTGGTTTTGATTGAAAAGTTTGATTACTAATAGATgaagtttatattttaaattgttggtTCAGTTTTCTATAATGTTGGAGAAAGAAATATTTTGTGCATTCTAGATGTTTGTTGAACCGAAAATTTCGAGAAATGGTTGAAGTTTTTTCATTGGGAATTTACATGTTATGTAAAAATATAGGTTGTTGAGTTTATGTGTGATTAATTATGGTCTTCCAAATTGTATTCAGGCAAAGAGGGTTGCTGCTAAGGAAAACCAGAGGCCGGTATATCCATTCGCCGCTATTGTCGGACAAGATGAGATGAAACTGTGCCTTCTGCTGAATGTGATTGATCCCAAGATTGGGGGTGTCATGATCATGGGGGATAGAGGAACTGGAAAATCCACAACTGTTAGGTCCTTGGTTGATTTGCTTCCCGAAATTAAGGTAGTTTCTGGCGACCCTTACAACTCAGATCCAGAAGATCCAGAGTCCATGGGAGCGGAAGTTAGAGAGAGCATTGTGAAAGGGGAGCAACTTCCTGTTATCAAGACTAAGATCAACATGGTTGATTTGCCCTTGGGTGCTACGGAAGATAGAGTCTGTGGAACAATTGATATTGAGAAAGCTCTAACCGAGGGTGTCAAGGCATTTGAGCCTGGCCTTCTAGCAAAAGCTAACAGAGGAATTCTTTATGTAGACGAAGTTAATCTTTTGGATGATCATTTAGTTGATGTCCTATTGGATTCTGCTGCCTCTGGATGGAACACAGTGGAGAGAGAGGGTATCTCAATTTCACATCCTGCTCGGTTTATTTTGATTGGCTCAGGCAATCCAGAAGAAGGGGAGCTCAGGCCACAGTTGCTTGACCGTTTTGGGATGCACGCACAGGTTGGAACTGTGAGGGATGCAGAGCTCAGAGTGAAGATTGTGGAGGAGAGAGCTCGATTTGACAAAAATCCCAAAGAATTTCGGGTTTCTTATGAAGCTGAGCAAGAAAAGCTTCAGGAACAAATTGGCGCAGCTAGAAGTTATCTTCCATCTGTTCAGATTGATCAGGACCTCAAGGTGAAAATCTCCAAGGTTTGCGCAGAGTTGAATGTCGATGGATTGAGAGGAGACATAGTGACAAACAGGGCTGCAAAAGCCTTGGCTGCTCTTAAGGGAAGGGATAAGGTGACTCCAGAGGATATTGCTACTGTCATCCCTAACTGCTTAAGACATCGTCTTCGGAAGGATCCTTTAGAGTCGATTGACTCTGGTTTACTTGTCATTGAGAAGTTCTATGAGGTTTTTAGCTGAAGGAGATACTGAAAGAGccctttcttttgtaatttttgttggtaagattgtttttgttttacattttttctgggttttaaCCATCCTGCTTATATACCAGCACATTTAGGTTTCACCATTGATA
Encoded proteins:
- the LOC126585539 gene encoding spermidine sinapoyl-CoA acyltransferase, which codes for MQIKIIETNVIVPSPPPFTDDHFLQLTHLDNDPNLRVTFRYVRAYHNTNSAPSPSNPSHVISAAISAALVHYYPLAATIHPRPDRRFELFCSNGQGVPLIIASADSTLDSVGYLDDPAADFVEHLAPDPNPEEAMSTPCMLQLTVFNCGGFTLGAAIHHSLCDGMGATQFFNAAAEFARGATRASVEPVWDRAGLLGPRHPPRIGAPVLHECLSLDKGFPPYGQAEAVGPVVRECFHVRDEWLEKFKGELLEQGGLNFTTFEALGAFIWRAKIKAIGLPSDEKVTFAYSINVRRLVNPALPTSYWGNGCVPMYVNLTTKELTSKPLSSVADLIKKSKSNATDEYVRSFIDFQELHYEDGITAGKEVSGFTDWRHLRHSSVDFGWGGPVTVLPLSRNLLGSVEPCFFLPPSSSSAGVGKKDGFKVLVTMRESAVPAFREEMEKFGCLEFGLP
- the LOC126585542 gene encoding magnesium-chelatase subunit ChlI, chloroplastic, encoding MASVLGSCSTAATLASRPLSSRTYRTSIASLSLTPGKSFGRKFYGGIGIHGKKRSQFHVTNVTTEISPSEQAKRVAAKENQRPVYPFAAIVGQDEMKLCLLLNVIDPKIGGVMIMGDRGTGKSTTVRSLVDLLPEIKVVSGDPYNSDPEDPESMGAEVRESIVKGEQLPVIKTKINMVDLPLGATEDRVCGTIDIEKALTEGVKAFEPGLLAKANRGILYVDEVNLLDDHLVDVLLDSAASGWNTVEREGISISHPARFILIGSGNPEEGELRPQLLDRFGMHAQVGTVRDAELRVKIVEERARFDKNPKEFRVSYEAEQEKLQEQIGAARSYLPSVQIDQDLKVKISKVCAELNVDGLRGDIVTNRAAKALAALKGRDKVTPEDIATVIPNCLRHRLRKDPLESIDSGLLVIEKFYEVFS